The Hippoglossus hippoglossus isolate fHipHip1 chromosome 10, fHipHip1.pri, whole genome shotgun sequence DNA segment GATGTCTACAATCTCGATTAGCACCTTGCTTGAATCTGTCAAACCTCCTTGGTCCATAGCCTCAGTCATAATTTCGTATTTCTTATCTTTTTCATAATCCACTTGCCCTGAAAGTGTTATGGTTCCTGTTGTGCTGTCTAAATGAAATATGTCTGCCAGCTGCTCTTTCCTATTTGAAAATCTATATGTAACCTGACCGTTTGATCCACTGTCTGCATCACTTGCATTCACTGTAGTGATATAGGTGCCTTTTAAAGCATTTTCATTAACAGCAGCCCTGTACAGTGACTGGTTAAATACGGGGGGGTTATCATTAGCATCGAGCACTGTAATATAGATATTTACTGTACTGGATCTATGCGGAGTTCCACCATCAACAGCGATGAGCCTCAGGGATATTTTTGGCTCGGTTTCTCTGTCTAATGGTTTTTGTAAGATCATCTCGGCATATTTTCGACCATCCGGACTTGAGTGTTGCTTCAAATTAAATATGTCATTGGCAGATAGAATATATTTCTGCAGACCGTTACTGCCCGCATCTGCGTCCACCGCACTTGCTAATAAAAAGCGCGACCCCAGTGCAGCTGACTCacttatttcaaatgtaatttcatCGTTTTCAAAGGTAGGAGAGTTATCATTTATGTCAGTTATTTCCACTGTTATTCGGTGCAACTCCATTGGATTTTCTAAAATGACCTCAAAGCTGAAGCTGCACGGTGTCACGTCTCCACAAAGCTGCTCTCGGTCTATTCTCTCGTTCACGACTAAGATGcctttgtctgttttcagctcGGTGTACTGGAGGCTTTGTCCGGTCACGATACGGGCACGGCCAGAACGGAGCCTTTGCACATCTAATCCAAGGTCTTGAGCTACGTTACCAATAACTGAGCcctttttcatctcctctggAATTGTATACCTTATTTGGCCGGATACGATGTGACCGAAACACCACAGGAACAGCAGAAAAAGCATTACTGGCCTGCCATACAAACGCCATCTTacgcaggagggaggagaattTTCAAACGCCAttgcacaaaaaagaaaagatactATACCAACAGCCTGCTACATAAAATCCAGAAAAAACAGAGGCAGTGGAATCAAGAAATCCTTCGATATTAAAGTCCTCGTTCCGAATGAATTTCTGGCTGTTGTCCTCGTTAAGTGCAGTTTGATCTCTCTCGCGTCTAAACAGAAAAAGGAGGTTCTGCCTCCTCGGAATCAACTCTGGATTTTTGTTTCACTGACCAACAGCGTCCCTTACTGTCCAAAGCATGAACGTCATGAACACAGGcagaatataaaatgtttttgccATTGCATTCCGGTGGAGATGAGCTAGGTTTgttaacaaaaaacaacacaaaatacatTACCATCCTTCAagataacacacaaaaaaagactaTGTTTACAAGTTGTGAATTTCATTCATCACCAACATAATTGTATATCTGCCAGTGATAGAAACCGAACATTTAATCACCCCGAAGATGCACTCTGCAACATATatggactcacacactcactcactcacccaccACTGCAAACCCCCTCCTCCGCAGAGAACtaagcagcagctgaaaaggGGCAGTGGAGCTGTCCACGAGTTGTGGTTCTGAAAATGCCTAACGAGTGGACACAAGGGTACCCACTGTTTACTAACCTCTCTGAAAAAGCACAGACATAACTTAAATCAATAAGTTAAAGGCCTCACCTCAAGAGGAGAGTCTGGTTCATCCAGGATGCTCTTTTCACTCTGTATCCGCTGCATCGTCCCTGTAGAACTGGGGTCCATTATCAGCACGTTCTGACTACCAGCTCCGCCGAAGTTACAGTCACTCTTTCTGGAGTCAGTCGTCCTGCACACCTCGTAATTGTACACGTGTTGGAGAGTCCCTGTCCCCAAAGTGTCTGAGTAACGTGGTGGATAATATGGAATCACAGGGAGGTTGGAGTGATACAGGACGCGAGACTGTCTCCATCTGTAGATTTTCACTGAGATAATAACCACTACAcacgtgatgaagaggaaggaaactacaGCCAGAGCCAGCACTAAGTAAAAAGTCAGGTTTTCGTTGTACTCCTTGTCGTGTGTAAAGTCAGTGAACTCCGACAGCACTTCCGGGAAGCTGTCCGCCACCGCCACGTTAACAACGACTGTAGCTGAACGAGAGGGCTGCCCGTTGTCCTCCACTATAACActcagtctttgtttcactgcgTCTTTATCAGTGACTTGACGGATAGTTCTTATTTCTCCATTCTGTGAGCCCACTTCAAACAGCGCCCTGTCTGTGGCTTTCTGCAGTTTATAGGAGAGCCAGGCATTCTGTCCAGAGTCCACATCAACAGCCACCACTTTAGTGACCAGATAGCCCACATCTGCTGAACGAGGCACCAGTTCAGCCACCAGAGAGCCACCAGTCTGGACTGGGTACAGAACCTGAGGGGGGTTGTCGTTCTGGTCCTGGATCAGTATTTTCACAGTCACGTTGCTACTGAGGGGAGGAGAGCCTCCATCCTGAGCTTTGACCACTAACTGAAGCTCTTTAATTTGCTCATAATCAAACGAGCGCACTGCATGAATAACTCCAGTTTCACTGTTGATGGAGACGTAAGACGAGGTTGGATTACCACTGATCTGTGTTTCCTCTAGAAAGTACGAAATTCTGGCGTTTTGATTCCAATCAATATCTCGTGCCTTGACAGAAAATATGGACATTCCAGGGGAATTGTTTTCTGCCACGTGAGCAATGTAGCTAATTTGGTCAAATGACGGGGCGTTGTCATTCACGTCAGAGATTTTCAACCGTAATATTGTTGTAGTTGACAAAGATGGTGATCCTGAATCGGCAGCCCTAACAGTTATGTTGTACTCTGACACAACTTCTCTGTCAAAAGGTGACTCCGTTAATAATGCATAGTAATTAGTtaatgtggattttattttaaaagggaGGCTTCTGTCTGTTGTGCAAATAATCTGACCATTTAGTTCTGAGTCTGCGTCAATCACATTAATTATTGCAACTGTGGTGCCCAAGGGAGAATCCTCCGGCACCGGGCTGGAGAATGACATCACATTTATGACAGGTGCATTATCATTGACGTCTACAATCTCGATTAGCACCTTGCTTGAATCTGTCAAACCTCCTTGGTCCATAGCCTCAATTATAATTTCGTATTTCTTATCTTTTTCATAATCCACTTGCCCTGAAAGTGTTATGGTTCCTGTTGTGCTGTCTAAATGAAATATGTCTGCCAGCTGCTCTTTCATATTTGTAAATCTATATGTAACCTGACCGTTTGATCCACTGTCTGCATCACTTGCATTCACTGTAGTGATATAGGTGCCTTTTAAAGCATTTTCATTAACAGCAGCCCTGTATAGAGACTGGTTAAATACGGGGGGGTTATCATTAGCATCGAGCACTGTAATATAGATATTTACTGTACCGGATCTATGCGGAGTTCCACCATCAACAGCGATGAGCCTCAGGGATATTTTTGGCTCGGTTTCTCTGTCTAATGGTTTTTGTAAAATCATCTCGGCATATTTTCGACCATCCGGACTTGAGTGTTGCTTCAAATTAAATATGTCATTGGCAGATAGAATATATTTCTGCAGACCGTTACTGCCCGCATCTGCGTCCTCCGCACTGGCTAATAAAAAGCGCGACCCCAGTGCAGCTAACTCACTTATTTCAAATGTGATTTCATCCTTTCTAAAAGTAGGAGAATTGTCATTTATGTCAGTTATTTCCACTGTTATTCGGTGCAACTCCATTGGATTTTCTAAAATGACCTCAAAGCTGAAGCTGCACGGTGTCACGTCTCCACAAAGCTGCTCTCGGTCTATTCTCTCGTTCACGACTAAGATGcctttgtctgttttcagctcGGTGTACTGGAGGCTTTGTCCGGTCACGATACGGGCACGGCCAGAACGGAGCCTTTGCACATCTAATCCAAGGTCTTGAGCTACGTTACCAATAACTGAGCcctttttcatctcctctggAATTGTATACCTTATTTGGCCGGATACGATGTGACCGAAACACCACAGGAACAGCAGAAAAAGCATTACTGGCCTGCAATACAAACGCCATCTTacgcaggagggaggagaattTTCAAACGCCAttgcacaaaaaagaaaagatactATACCAACAGCCTGCTACATAAAATCCAGAAAAAACAGAGGCAGTGGAATCAAGAAATCCTTCGACATTAAAGTCCTCGCTCCGAATGAATTTCTGGCTGTTGTCCCCGTTAAGTGCCGTTTGATCTCTCTCGTGTCTAAACAGAAAAAGGAGGTTCTGCCTCCTCTGAATCAACTCTGGATTTTTGTTTCACTGACCAATAGCGTCCCTTACTGTCCAAAGCATGAACGTCATGAACACAGGCAGAATATAAAAGGTTTTTGCCATGCATTCCGGTGGAGATGAGCTAGGTTTGTTAacaaaaaccaacacaaaatacATTACCATCCTTCAagataacacacaaaaaaagactaTGTTTACAAGTTGTGAATTTCATTTATCACCAACATAATTGTATATCTGCCAGTGATAGAAACCGAACATTTAATCACCCCGAAGATGCACTCTGCAACATATATGGACttacacactcactcaccacTGCAAACCCCCTCCTCCGCTGAGAACtaagcagcagctgaaaaggGGTAGTGGAGCTGTCCACGAGTTGTGGTTCTGAAAATGCCTAACGAGTGGACACAAGGGTACCCACTCTTTACTAATCTCTCTGAAAAAGCACAGACATAACTTTAATCAATAAGTTAAAGGCCTCACCTCAAGAGGAGAGTCTGGTTCATCCAGGATGCTCTTTTCACTCTGTATCCGCTGCATCGTCCCTGTAGAACTGGGGTCCATTATCAGCACGTTCTGACTACCAGCTATGCCGAAGTTACAGTCACTCTTTCTGGAGTCAGTCGTCCTGCACACCTCGTAATTGTACACGTGTTGGAGAGTCCCTGTCCCCAAAGTGTCTGAGTAACGTGGTGGATAATATGGAATCACAGGGAGATTGGAGTGAAACAGGACGCGAGACTGTCTCCATCTGTAGATTTTCACTGAGATAATAACCACTACAcacgtgatgaagaggaaggaaactacaGCCAGAGCCAACACTAAGTAAAAAGTCAGGTTGTCGTTGTACTCCTTGTCGTGCGTAAAGTCAGTGAACTCCGACAGCACTTCCGGGAAGCTGTCCGCCACCGCCACGTTAACAACGACTGTAGCTGAACGAGAGGGCTGCCCGTTGTCCTCCACTATAACActcagtctttgtttcactgcgTCTTTATCAGTGACTTGGCGGATAGTTCTTATTTCTCCATTCTGTGAGCCCACTTCAAACAGCGCCCTGTCTGTGGCTTTCTGCAGTTTATAGGAGAGCCAGGCATTCTGTCCAGAGTCCACATCCACAGCCACCACTTTAGTGACCAGATAGCCCACATCTGCTGAACGAGGCACCAGTTCAGCCACCAGAGAGCCACCAGTCTGGACTGGGTACAGAACCTGAGGGGGGTTGTCGTTCTGGTCctgaatatttaattttacGGTCGTATTACTGCTTAAAGGTGGGGAACCACCATCCTGTCCTTTCACTAGaatatttatagttttaatttGCTCATAGTCAAATGATCGCACTGCTTGTATAACTCCAGTTTCTGCGTTAACAGATATGTAAGTGGATATGGGGTTACCGTTCATCTGAGTGTCAATAAGCAGGTAAGAGACACGTGCGTTCTGCCCCGAGTCAAAGTCGTGTGCCTTTACGGTAAACACAGATAATCCTGGTGAGTTATTTTCCATGATATTAGCTTCATAATAACTCTGTTCAAATACAGGGGCGTTATCATTGACGTCAGAGACTCTAAGTGTTATGGTCTTGTTAATTGAGAGAGGTGGGCTTCCGTCATCCACGGCAGAGAAAGTTATATTGTACTCAGGATTACGCTCCCTGTCAAGTGCACCGCTTGTTACCAGAGTGTAATAATTCTTTAGAGATGACTGGATCGTGAACGGGATATTGTCTTTAACTGAGCAGCTCACTTTGCCATTTTTGCTTGAATCTACATCTTTAACGTTAATTATTGCTACAGTGGTTCCACTAGGAGAATTTTCGGCGATGGTACTAGAAAACGAGGTGAGTGTTATTACTGGCGCATTGTCATTTACATCCGTCACCTCAATTATGACATTTGTTGATGTGCTTTGTCCACCTTGATCTTTTGCCAGCACACCGATCTCATATATTTTATTCTCCTCATAATCAATAACACCGTTTACAGTCAAATCGCCGCTGTTTTCATCCAGGAGAAATAGCTCCGCAACATTACTGGACATGCGATTAAAGTGATACGTGACACGACCGTACATCCCTTCATCTGCATCTGTTGCGCTCAAACTCACCACTAAGGTTCCTTTTGGCACATTTTCTCTAACAGACGCCTTGAAAAGTGCCTGCGTAAAAACGGGGGCATTGTCATTTGTGTCTCGGACGGTTACATGAATTTTTAGTGTCCCTGAACGCTGTGGTTCACCCCCGTCCACAGCAGTTAGCGTGAGAAGcagcttttcttctttctctcgaTCTAAAGCACCGGAGAGATACAGCTGTGCATATTTATGACCATTTGGGCTGGACAGGACCTTGATATTAAAATGCGTTGTTGGGTTTAACGTATAGCCATGTAAAGCGTTGATACCCACATCTAGGTCGGTGGCACTCACTTGTAACATTTCGGTACCTGGAAGAGCAGATTCTACTATttctaaatgtatttctttctcGTGAAACACGGGTGCATTGTCGTTTACATCCAACACCTCCACTACGACGCTGTGCAGTTGCATTGGAttcatcattatcatttcaaaatttAAGCTACAGGGCGATGTCTGCCCACAGAGCTGCTCTCGATCTATTATTTCTCCCACGACCAGAGTCCCTTTGTCTACATCCAGCCGGATATACTCGCTGCTATCACCACTAACAATTCGGGCACTTCCTAATTTCAGTCTTTTAGCGTCGATACCCAGATCTTCAGCCACGTTTCCTACAAAGGAGCCCTTTCTCATCTCCTCTGGGACAGAGTAGCGGATCTGGCACACTGTCGCCTCGATGAGAAAAACAAGGATGAAGGCCCGTACTTGCCTTTTAACCGTGGATTCGTTGCTGATAAGAATCATATTCACGAGGCAATCCGCCATACAAAAAGGGTCCAAAACAGTCTGCTTATTATCCCGTATATTTCctctgctggtgtgtttgtAATCCGCAGTGTGGCAACGAATAAATCTATAAATCAACCGGAATATTGAAGCACCGTATGTCCTGCTCTCCGCTGTGCACTAAGACGACGACTGGAGGTGTAGCTGCATTTCAAAGGCTTCACATTTGCTTTGAAGGGCAACAGCGGCCCTCAGAGTCTGATATGAAAATAACAAGAGCAGTCACAACAGAAAGGGGGGGATCTAGAAATTATGTTTCATTAAATTTGTGCATAAGTGAGTTGcataaaaattaaaaacaaaattaaatcaatGATGCAGCTCATAAGATGCTTGAATGGCAGCGACAAATTGGGAGAGCAAAATTCAGTGGAGCCACAATGTAGTTTGTGAGTGAAAACCCACATTTGTGGTACTAATACGTTTAAGAATCACATCCAGACCCTGCAGAGGACAATGTAAAAGTTCTAATcacaacagacaaaaacacacagacatcatTATAGATTGATATCAGCTGATAGCGTCACGATGTGCACCGTCCTCACTGCCTCCTTCACTTTTCAGTCAACTGGCCTCAACTCTGATTTGAGCAAGTAACTACAAGTAATAATGACACCATTCGAAAAGTCAAAGAGACAAGCCATAGAAAAGAAATAACCAACATGTAATCTAGAAATACACTAGGTTTTTGATGAATGATGGATCAACATGTTTTTGCCATGCATTCCGGTGGAGATGAGTTTGTTAacaaaaaccaacacaaaatacATTACCATCCTTCAagataacacacaaaaaaagactgTTTACAAGTTGTGAATTTCATTTATCACCAACATAATTGTATATCTCTCAGTGATAGAAACCGAACATTTAATCACCCCGCAGATGCACTCTGCAACAAATatggactcacacactcacccactACTGCAAACCCCCTCCTCCGCAGAGAACtaagcagcagctgaaaaggGGTAGTGGAGCTGTCCACGAGTTGTGGTACTGAAAATGCCTAACGAGTGGACACAAGGGTACCCACTCTTTACTAACCTCTCTGAAAAAGCACAGACATAACTTTAATCAATAAGTTAAAGGCCTCACCTCAAGAGGAGAGTCTGGTTCATCCAGGATGCTCTTTTCACTCTGTATCCGCTGCATCGTCCCTGTAGAACTGGGGTCCATTATCAGCACGTTCTGACTACCAGCTCCGCTGAACTTACAGTCACTCTTTCTGGAGTCAGTCGTCCTGCACACCTCGTAATTGTACACGTGTTGGAGAGTCCCTGTCCCCAAAGTGTCTGAGTAACGTGGTGGATAATATGGAATCACAGGGAGATTGGAGTGAAACAGGACGCGAGACTGTCTCCATCTGTAGATTTTCACTGAGATAATAACCACTACAcacgtgatgaagaggaaggaaactacaGCCAGAGCCAACACTAAGTAAAAAGTCAGGTTGTCGTTGTACTCCTTGTCGTGCGTAAAGTCAGTGAACTCCGACAGCACTTCCGGGAAGCTGTCCGCCACCGCCACGTTAACAACGACTGTAGCTGAACGAGAGGGCTGCCCGTTGTCCTCCACTATCACAGtcagtctttgtttcactgcgTCTTTATCAGTGACTTGGCGGATAGTTCTTATTTCTCCATTCTGTGAGCCCACTTCAAACAGCGCCCTGTCGGTGGCTTTCTGCAGTTTATAGGAGAGCCAGGCATTCTGTCCAGAGTCCACATCAACAGCCACCACTTTAGTGACCAGGTAGCCCACATCTGCTGAACGAGGCACCAGTTCAGCCACCAGAGAGCCACCAGTCTGGACTGGGTACAGAACCTGAGGGGGGTTGTCGTTCTGGTCCTGGATCAGTATTTTCACAGTCACGTTACTACTGAGTGGAGGTGAACCCCCATCCTGAGCTTTGACACTGAGCTGAAGTTCTTTAATTTGCTCATAATCAAACGAACGCACCGCATATAAAACGCCAGTTTCAGAGTTTATGGACAAACAGTTAGAAACTGGATTACCGCTGATTAGCGTGTCCTCCAGAAAATAAGAGATTCTAGCGTTTTGACTCCAGTCCAAGTCCTGCGCACTGACTGTGGTGATGGACATTCCAGgagaattattctctgtgacGTAGGCAAAATACGACTTTTTCTCGAACAACGGAACGTTGTCGTTTACGTCAGAGATTCTAAGTTGTAATGTGACGGAGctagaaagaggaggagacccCGAATCCGTGGCTGTTATTGTAATAACATATTCAGAAGTTGTCTCTCTGTCAAAATGCTGATCTGCTACTAAATTATAGTAGTTTGTTAATGAAGACTGGATTTTAAACGGTAGCGTTTTGTCTATGGTACATTTAATTTGGCCATTTTTCTCTGAGTCAGCGTCTTTGACATTGATTACAGCTATTGTTGTACCAAGTGGGGCATCTTCTGATACAGTATTAGAAAACGACATGATATTAATAACCGGGTCATTGTCGTTGACGTCAATGACATCAATTATAACTTTACTGGTCCCAGTGAAACCACCTCGATCCCTTGCCTCTAACCTGAGCtcaaattttttttctttttcaaagtcaaTAATTCCACCAACTGCTATGACCCCTGTGTTTTCATCAATACTAAATATATCAACAGCGAAGCCTTTTATTTTCgaaaaattgaaaataatttcCCCATTAGAGCCGCTGTCAGCATCTGTAGCGTTAACCGTTGTAATGTAAGTCCCCTTGGCGGCATTTTCCACGACGACAGCCCTGTAAACTGACTGGTTAAATACAGGGGCATTGTCGTTTACGTCTAAAACTAATACATGTATATTCACCGTGCCAGACCTCTGCGGGTTTCCACCATCTACAGCGATTACTTGCAGAGGGAGACTGGGATGTTCCTCTCTGTCTAATGGCCTCTGAAGCACCAATTCAGCGTATTTACTGCCGTCTGGATTTGCATGCTGTTTCAGAATGAAATAATCATTCGGAGACAGAATGTAATTTTGTAATGCGTTTGATCCGACGTCAGGGTCAACTGCGCTTTCAACCGGAAATTTTGCTCCAGCTGTAGCAGATTCACTCATTTCGAACTGGATGTCTTTATTTGGAAAGAAAGGAGCATTGTCGTTTATGTCTAAAATTTCGACCGTGACACGATGGAGTTCGATGGGATTTTCTAAGATCATTTCGAAATTGAAGCTACACGGCGTCACGTCTCCACAAAGCTGTTCACGATCTATTCTCTCATTCACGACCAGAATCCCTTTGTCTGTCTTCAGCTCAGTGTACTGGATGTTTTCTCCGCTGACGATGCGGGCACGGCCAGAACGGAGCCTTTTCAGATCCAGACCGAGGTCTTGTGCGACACTGCCAATAACGGAACcctttttcatctcctctggGATAGAGTAACGAATCTGTCCAGCAACTCTGTTACCCATAGAAGTGAGCAGGAGAAGAAAGCCCACTTCCCATTGCAATATACAAAATAAACGCCATCTTACATTTCTAGGGTGCAGTTGGCTTCGGGTTGCCATATCACAAACAATAGATCCAGAAGAATGAAGTATCCTcacttaaagaaaataaacacgaGCTTGTAATCCACCTTAAAAATGATTCAGCTTTCTTGAACAATGCGCTCCTGTTATATTCCAAACACCAATGTGTAGAAAGGCACTTCTTCACACCGTGTCCTCCCTCGACGGAAAAGATCTCCACTGTTATGCTACACTACGATGAAGGGAGGAGAAATGGGAGGCTGGCTGTGAACACATAAATTGTTTCACTGACGAACAGCGTCGCTTGGAGTCCAAAACCTGAACTCCTCGCACTGGGACCTGGAGGTTGAGTATGTTATTCCATGTGAATTGGTCCATATGAACTAAATGCTCAAATATATCAGATTTCTTGATTTGTCATATGTTCAGAACTGTATCTGAACTCAATCAACCATGGCGCTAAATAcaatgttgtttaaaaaaactacacaacattTAGAAAGCAGTAGATGAATAGAATGTATATAGACTTATAAAATGTCGCTGTCTGTGGTACTGAAACAAAAAAGAGCGCAGATagttggaggaagaggaaggataTGCAAGATCAGATTTGAGTACTCAAATAAATTCAATGAACCTTATTGACCATAATGTACAAACCCTCATTAAAGAACAGTAAGCGTTCCATTCactgcacaaagagaaaaacgtCATGTCTGATGTA contains these protein-coding regions:
- the LOC117768892 gene encoding protocadherin gamma-A1-like, which codes for MAFENSPPSCVRWRLYCRPVMLFLLFLWCFGHIVSGQIRYTIPEEMKKGSVIGNVAQDLGLDVQRLRSGRARIVTGQSLQYTELKTDKGILVVNERIDREQLCGDVTPCSFSFEVILENPMELHRITVEITDINDNSPTFRKDEITFEISELAALGSRFLLASAEDADAGSNGLQKYILSANDIFNLKQHSSPDGRKYAEMILQKPLDRETEPKISLRLIAVDGGTPHRSGTVNIYITVLDANDNPPVFNQSLYRAAVNENALKGTYITTVNASDADSGSNGQVTYRFTNMKEQLADIFHLDSTTGTITLSGQVDYEKDKKYEIIIEAMDQGGLTDSSKVLIEIVDVNDNAPVINVMSFSSPVPEDSPLGTTVAIINVIDADSELNGQIICTTDRSLPFKIKSTLTNYYALLTESPFDREVVSEYNITVRAADSGSPSLSTTTILRLKISDVNDNAPSFDQISYIAHVAENNSPGMSIFSVKARDIDWNQNARISYFLEETQISGNPTSSYVSINSETGVIHAVRSFDYEQIKELQLVVKAQDGGSPPLSSNVTVKILIQDQNDNPPQVLYPVQTGGSLVAELVPRSADVGYLVTKVVAVDVDSGQNAWLSYKLQKATDRALFEVGSQNGEIRTIRQVTDKDAVKQRLSVIVEDNGQPSRSATVVVNVAVADSFPEVLSEFTDFTHDKEYNENLTFYLVLALAVVSFLFITCVVVIISVKIYRWRQSRVLYHSNLPVIPYYPPRYSDTLGTGTLQHVYNYEVCRTTDSRKSDCNFGGAGSQNVLIMDPSSTGTMQRIQSEKSILDEPDSPLEVRPLTY
- the LOC117769765 gene encoding protocadherin gamma-A10-like gives rise to the protein MGNRVAGQIRYSIPEEMKKGSVIGSVAQDLGLDLKRLRSGRARIVSGENIQYTELKTDKGILVKKSYFAYVTENNSPGMSITTVSAQDLDWSQNARISYFLEDTLISGNPVSNCLSINSETGVLYAVRSFDYEQIKELQLSVKAQDGGSPPLSSNVTVKILIQDQNDNPPQVLYPVQTGGSLVAELVPRSADVGYLVTKVVAVDVDSGQNAWLSYKLQKATDRALFEVGSQNGEIRTIRQVTDKDAVKQRLSVIVEDNGQPSRSATVVVNVAVADSFPEVLSEFTDFTHDKEYNDNLTFYLVLALAVVSFLFITCVVVIISVKIYRWRQSRVLFHSNLPVIPYYPPRYSDTLGTGTLQHVYNYEVCRTTDSRKSDCNFGIAGSQNVLIMDPSSTGTMQRIQSEKSILDEPDSPLEVRPLTY